A part of Astyanax mexicanus isolate ESR-SI-001 chromosome 2, AstMex3_surface, whole genome shotgun sequence genomic DNA contains:
- the LOC111192944 gene encoding apoptosis facilitator Bcl-2-like protein 14 produces MADLRVDIQTVQEANGHTQTITEDSFEYRLLQTYTKKKGPTYTPLLQSNGTTENKPASPVPSAECNKAKKNRRKIIAFNKLLACIRPQKEHSIPVSSNISRSRASSFEAGPDTEVDDIVNKLTKISDSVHFQPSDLETDSDDVVDKIVEILREHGDKLDEEIKNNRELMQQLQGILSYSFFKKLTRFFIQRVTPEEAPPVKHPKEAHIALICELTSRLTVMDRHPMNRVLGFGAKYLQENYTAWVNQQGGYGKVFSSDDEKEDE; encoded by the exons ATGGCGGATCTCCGTGTGGATATTCAGACTGT ACAAGAGGCCAATGGACACACTCAGACAATTACTGAAGACAGCTTTGAGTACAGACTCCTTCAAACCTACACAAAGAAGAAAGGACCCACTTACACGCCCCTATTACAAAGCAATGGGACAACAGAAAACAAGCCTGCATCACCCGTGCCATCAGCTGAGTGCAACAAAGCAAAGAAAAATAGAAGGAAAATAATtgcttttaataagcttttagCTTGCATTCGGCCACAGAAGGAACACAGTATTCCAGTGAGTAGTAACATCTCCAGAAGTCGGGCATCATCATTTGAGG ctgGCCCAGACACGGAAGTAGACGACATTGTCAACAAGTTGACCAAGATCTCTGATTCTGTGCATTTCCAGCCTTCTGATCTTGAAACTGACAGTGATG ATGTAGTTGATAAAATAGTGGAGATCCTCAGAGAGCATGGAGACAAACTCGATGAGGAG ATAAAAAACAACCGTGAGTTGATGCAGCAGCTGCAGGGAATTCTCTCGTACAGTTTCTTTAAGAAACTGACCAGGTTCTTTATTCAGAGAGTAACCCCAGAAGAGGCACCTCCTGTAAAACACCCAAAGGAAGCCCACATCGCTCTTATCTGTGAACTCACCAGCCGTCTGACAGTCATGGACCGCCACCCAATGAACAGAGTGCTGGGATTCGGTGCCAAATACCTCCAGGAAAATTACACTGCCTGGGTCAACCAACAGGGGGGCTAT GGTAAAGTTTTTAGCTCAGACGATGAGAAGGAGGACGAGTGA